A region from the Pseudanabaena sp. BC1403 genome encodes:
- a CDS encoding CRR6 family NdhI maturation factor, which produces MSTIIYVNQACIESLDITPAKIAIEKLLANWDETPEGDRQFQIELVWDKEDGDPRELSEISEVRLWFVRLDATYPWFSYLLDWRSELSRYAAMLVPHQFKREGDGYVLQYNPEALEIFVMQKVFTISLWLKSRGIDSTAKLQQMTQSLGYEIDSAFFTLL; this is translated from the coding sequence ATGTCTACTATCATCTACGTCAACCAAGCCTGTATTGAGTCGCTGGATATTACTCCTGCCAAAATTGCGATCGAGAAGTTATTAGCTAATTGGGATGAAACACCCGAAGGCGATCGCCAATTTCAAATCGAACTTGTGTGGGATAAGGAAGATGGCGACCCACGCGAATTATCAGAAATCTCGGAAGTGCGACTCTGGTTTGTGCGTCTCGATGCGACCTATCCTTGGTTTAGCTATCTCCTCGATTGGAGATCGGAACTCAGTCGCTATGCCGCGATGCTAGTTCCCCACCAGTTTAAGCGCGAAGGTGATGGCTATGTGTTGCAATACAATCCTGAGGCACTGGAGATTTTTGTAATGCAGAAGGTTTTCACAATTTCCCTCTGGCTCAAGTCGCGCGGCATTGACAGCACGGCAAAGTTACAACAAATGACTCAAAGCTTAGGCTACGAAATAGATTCAGCATTCTTCACTCTTTTGTAA
- a CDS encoding P-loop NTPase fold protein, which yields MSQRTRNQLIEIFREAANNLELFPLDNASTLDRFAIEYDLETLEELAALVEDSPSQSSKIIFSGHTGCGKSTILAALAQKLHDHFFVVRFSIANTIENADVNHVTILFAIALKIMQEAEIQNVKILPKTKEGLLNWFAKKTKSEELKVTGEASIGAKLLELIGLKLKVDAVIRQEIKQEFERKVSELVAKLNEIAAIANGASGKNILVIIDDIDKLEIPVIRDVFINNIKALFLPNLQIIYTLPISALHDKDIVPILETETSDRIVPMRILKLYKKGESRHPDPTPVMEIVDKLEKLLAKRIDLELFEPDALQKVIAYSGGVLREVIRIVQQSCRICLRQLRSLSEDADVSNLKISLTVVEEAANNLRVQMSRPLGKVDYEILKTVYQNYAPDDPRDDEFLGLLKGLPVLEYRNAREWHDVHPLLWQLIQERLTP from the coding sequence ATGTCTCAACGTACTCGCAATCAATTAATTGAAATTTTTAGAGAAGCAGCTAATAACTTAGAGTTGTTTCCCTTGGATAATGCTTCTACGTTGGATCGGTTTGCAATTGAGTATGATCTAGAGACTTTAGAAGAACTTGCGGCGTTAGTCGAAGATAGTCCTAGCCAGTCGAGCAAAATTATTTTTAGTGGTCATACTGGTTGTGGGAAGTCTACTATACTAGCGGCGCTAGCACAAAAATTACACGATCACTTTTTTGTGGTGCGCTTTTCTATTGCTAATACCATCGAGAATGCGGATGTGAATCACGTTACGATTTTGTTTGCGATCGCCTTAAAGATCATGCAAGAGGCAGAAATTCAGAATGTGAAAATTTTGCCCAAGACTAAAGAGGGTTTACTCAATTGGTTTGCGAAAAAGACAAAATCTGAGGAGTTGAAAGTAACGGGTGAAGCTAGTATCGGGGCAAAATTATTAGAACTAATTGGCTTAAAGCTCAAAGTTGATGCAGTGATTCGGCAGGAAATTAAGCAAGAATTTGAGAGAAAGGTATCGGAATTAGTTGCGAAGTTAAATGAGATTGCAGCGATTGCTAATGGGGCAAGTGGAAAAAATATTTTGGTGATTATTGATGATATCGATAAGCTAGAGATACCAGTAATTCGCGATGTTTTTATCAATAATATTAAGGCGCTATTTCTGCCTAATTTGCAAATCATTTACACATTGCCGATCTCGGCTTTGCATGACAAAGATATTGTGCCTATATTAGAGACGGAAACCAGCGATCGCATTGTACCGATGCGAATTTTGAAGCTATATAAAAAAGGTGAGAGTCGCCATCCAGATCCTACTCCTGTTATGGAGATTGTTGACAAGCTTGAGAAGTTATTGGCAAAGAGAATTGATTTGGAACTTTTTGAACCAGATGCATTGCAGAAAGTAATTGCCTATAGTGGCGGCGTGTTGCGTGAGGTAATTCGGATTGTGCAGCAGTCTTGTCGGATTTGTTTGCGCCAGTTGCGATCGCTATCTGAAGATGCGGATGTGAGCAATTTAAAAATTTCGCTGACAGTGGTTGAGGAAGCGGCGAATAATCTAAGGGTGCAAATGTCTCGTCCTTTAGGAAAAGTAGACTATGAGATTTTAAAAACGGTCTATCAAAACTATGCGCCTGATGATCCCCGTGATGATGAATTTTTGGGATTGCTGAAGGGTTTACCAGTTTTGGAATATCGCAATGCGCGGGAATGGCATGATGTGCATCCGTTGTTGTGGCAATTAATTCAAGAGCGATTGACTCCTTAA
- a CDS encoding DnaJ C-terminal domain-containing protein, with protein MQNFRNYYEILGVPKTATADEIKRSYRRLARKYHPDLNPNDKAAEERFKDIGEAYEVLSDTTKRQQYDRFGQYWKQGGFQGAGGRPPSSREQYTPDFERGGYSGDVDFSQYNDFQEFVDQLLGKFRTNERAQDTGGASSYRTNTQTQPRPTPRRDSEALLELPLERAYVGGRERIRLEDGRSLEVNMPAGVLSGQRIRLKGQGASGGDLYLKITLKPHTFFTLEGSDIRCQLPISPSESVLGIQVEVPTLSGLVKLTIPPAVKSGQQLRLSGKGFPKDARTFGDQYVEIQIVVPKTPSKQERELYEKLLAIQSFDPRENLPKK; from the coding sequence ATGCAAAACTTTCGCAACTATTATGAAATCCTCGGTGTACCGAAGACAGCCACGGCTGACGAAATTAAGCGCTCCTATCGCAGGTTAGCGCGGAAATATCATCCCGACCTGAATCCCAATGACAAGGCAGCCGAAGAGCGCTTCAAAGACATTGGCGAAGCCTACGAAGTCTTGTCTGATACCACCAAACGCCAACAATACGATCGCTTTGGGCAATATTGGAAACAAGGCGGATTTCAAGGTGCAGGTGGCAGACCGCCATCATCACGAGAGCAATATACACCAGACTTTGAGCGCGGTGGCTACTCGGGCGATGTGGACTTTAGCCAATATAACGACTTCCAAGAATTTGTCGATCAATTACTTGGTAAATTTCGCACTAATGAACGTGCCCAAGACACAGGAGGCGCGTCCTCCTACCGCACCAATACCCAAACTCAACCGCGCCCTACTCCACGCCGCGATTCGGAAGCTTTATTAGAGTTGCCGCTCGAACGCGCCTATGTCGGTGGTCGCGAACGCATCCGCCTCGAAGATGGGCGATCGCTAGAAGTAAATATGCCCGCAGGTGTGCTTTCAGGTCAAAGAATCAGGCTTAAAGGTCAAGGCGCATCAGGTGGCGATCTCTATCTCAAAATTACGCTCAAGCCACATACATTCTTTACCCTCGAAGGTTCCGATATTCGTTGTCAATTGCCAATTTCGCCCAGCGAATCGGTTCTCGGCATCCAAGTAGAAGTACCAACCCTAAGTGGATTAGTGAAGTTGACGATTCCTCCTGCGGTGAAGTCTGGACAACAATTGCGACTCTCTGGAAAAGGCTTCCCTAAAGACGCGCGAACCTTTGGCGATCAATATGTGGAAATCCAGATTGTCGTTCCCAAAACTCCTAGTAAACAAGAACGCGAACTCTACGAAAAGTTACTAGCAATCCAATCCTTCGATCCTCGCGAAAACTTACCGAAAAAATAA